GTCGATCACCGCCTCGTCGACCAGCGCGTTGACCTTCCACCGGATGTGGGCGGGCCGGCCGGCCCGGTGGTGGGCCACCTCCCGGTGGATGCGTTCGATCAGGGACGTACGCACCGAGCGCGGCGCGACCAGCAGCCGGTCGTACTCCGTCGTCCGGGCGTACCCCGACAGCGTGTTGAACAACGCGCTGAGGTCCGCGGCCAGCACGGGATCGCTGCTGAGCAGCCCGAGGTCCTCGTACAGCCGGGCGGTCTTGGGGTTGTAGTTGCCGGTGCCGATGTGGGCGTAGCGGCGCAGCCCGTCGGGCTCCTCGCGGACCACCAGCGCCAGCTTGCAGTGGGTCTTCAGCCCGATCAGGCCGTAGACGACGTGGCAGCCGGACTGTTCCAGCTGCCGGGCCCAGCGGATGTTGGCCTCCTCGTCGAACCTGGCCTTGATCTCCACCACCACCAGCACCTGCTTGCCGGCCTCGGCGGCGTCGATCAGCGCGTCGACGATCGGCGACTCGTCGTTCGTCCGGTAGAGGGTCTGCTTGATCGCCAGCACGTGCGGGTCGGCCGCGGCCTGCTCGATGAACCGCTGCACGCTGGTGGAGAACGAGTCGTACGGGTGGTGCAGCAGCACCTCCCGCTGGCGTACGGCGGAGAACACGTCCGGCGGGTGCGAACTCTCCACCTCGGCGAGGTCGCGGTGGGTGACCGGCACGAACGCGGGGAACTTCAGCTCCGCCCGGTCCACGTCGGCGATCGCGGACAGGCCGGACAGGTCCAGCGGCCCCGTCAGCCGGCACACCTCCTCGTCGCTGACGCCGAGCTCGGACACCAGCAGCTCCAGCACGTGCGGGTCGATGGATGCCTCCACCTCCAGCCGCACCGGCGGCCCGAACCGGCGGCGCAGCAGCTCCCGCTCCAGCGCCTGCAGGAGGTTCTCCGCGTCGTCCTCCTCCACCTCCAGGTCCTCGTTGCGGGTCACCCGGAACGAGTGGTGCTGGAGGATCTCCATGCCGGGGAACAGCTGGTCCAGGTGCGCGGCGATGACGTCCTCCAGCGGGACGTAACGCTGCTTGTCCACGGGGACGAACCGCGGCAGGATCTGCGGCACCTTCACCCGGGCGAAGTGCTCGCCGCCGGTCTGCGGGTTGCGCACCACCACCGCGAGGTTGAGGGACAGCCCGGAGATGTACGGGAACGGGT
This Actinopolymorpha cephalotaxi DNA region includes the following protein-coding sequences:
- a CDS encoding RNA degradosome polyphosphate kinase, whose translation is MSTQIARPEITEYDVEPPYDVTEGDLPDDRFLDRELSWLHFNTRVLELAEDPQIPLLERVRFLAIFANNLDEFFMVRVAGLKRRMAAGVAVRAASGMLPREVLESIWARTRELMVRHANVCHDQVLPELVSQGIEVQRWDDLDEDARKRMHELFGARVFPVLTPLAVDPAHPFPYISGLSLNLAVVVRNPQTGGEHFARVKVPQILPRFVPVDKQRYVPLEDVIAAHLDQLFPGMEILQHHSFRVTRNEDLEVEEDDAENLLQALERELLRRRFGPPVRLEVEASIDPHVLELLVSELGVSDEEVCRLTGPLDLSGLSAIADVDRAELKFPAFVPVTHRDLAEVESSHPPDVFSAVRQREVLLHHPYDSFSTSVQRFIEQAAADPHVLAIKQTLYRTNDESPIVDALIDAAEAGKQVLVVVEIKARFDEEANIRWARQLEQSGCHVVYGLIGLKTHCKLALVVREEPDGLRRYAHIGTGNYNPKTARLYEDLGLLSSDPVLAADLSALFNTLSGYARTTEYDRLLVAPRSVRTSLIERIHREVAHHRAGRPAHIRWKVNALVDEAVIDALYEASRAGVPVDLWIRGICALRPGMPGLSETIRVRSVLGRFLEHSRIFWFANGGDTDVWIGSADMMHRNLDRRVEALARVTQDDHVTELTKLLELSFDDRTSAWHLEGDGDWIRHHLDADGAPLRDLQQHLISVKLRHRLKVAGTPGAA